The Etheostoma cragini isolate CJK2018 chromosome 10, CSU_Ecrag_1.0, whole genome shotgun sequence nucleotide sequence ATGAACATACTGCCGAGCTGTAACAGACCCATCCTGCAATCTGTCCTGTCAGTCGCGAAGTTCTGTtgtgtcaaattaaaaatgctgattaaaatattgaatgttTGCAGCACAGATGACAGCACGGCATCTGTTGTAATAAGCTCATATCAGGCATTGAGATGTATAGAATTTGGGATTGGATTCATTCACACTAGGGTCACGACTAGCTGCAAAGGCAAACCGTGAATGTACATTCTTTGAGTTGGTGGCTCTCTTTAAAGGCAGCATTTGTATAAGAATCTGTTTTTATACATTCAGAGCCGCATCCTACATGAGTCATCAGTCTGTGTCAGCCTGAGTCTTGTTTCCCTCGGCTCAGAAACATCATGAGCGCTGGGACTGTGGGGCTCGTTCTGGGTAAGCAGCCTGTGGCATCTTATTCACTGCCTCTGCAGCACTTTAGCGCCATCCAGTGGCACAGTTTGCAAGCTGAGTGAGGAATGATGGACTGCAAGTAGCCTAAAGTAAGCTGCAtgctttttccttccttttgggtgtcatgtaaatctgtaaaaggCTGTCTTGGTTATgagacaaaagcaaaaacacGTCACCGTTTAGGCTTGAATAAAAGCTTTTCCAGCCTTATCAGCTCAACATTtgtgtgaataataataataataataataccataCTCCCTTGGCTCTCAGCTCACAGAGACGCAGGCCAGGGTCAGTGCAGAATGCAGTGGATCCATGatggacacaaacagcagaCGGAGATACATCATTGATTGGCTGGCCGCTCCCTACACCATCTCGACCGGCTGGACTGGAATGCATCATAAGGACATTAGTATGAGACTATGATATCTGGCCTTGATATGTAGGGAATCTAAGGCATtctgggagtgtgtgtttgtgtttgtgtgtgtgtgtgtgtgtgtgtgtgtgagagagaggggtcCTTCTGCCAAGCCAACAGTAACCCCAGAACTCTCATTCCCAGGTGGAGGAGCCTCTGGAGTCCCAGCTGTTGGTGGGTGAGATTGGGAAaaagaatctgtgtgtgtgtgtgtgtgtgtgtgtgtgtgtgtgtgtgtgtgtgtgtgtgtgtgtgtgtgtgtgtgtgtgtgtgtgtgtgtgtgtgtggcattggACTGAAATGAACCCAACTCCTCTCCTGTTTTTAGTGATAGAACAGTAGACAAAGAAGTGGCATTTTTAGGTgaaattttgtttatttcttattcAGTCAAAGAAAGGCAGTCCTTTTCCTAAACCGTCTTACAGAATAATACCATAAAACAACCATATAAAATTGTTTTAccttatacattattattttgcaATTAGTATAATTTCAGAGGAAATAGTTagcaaaactgcaaaacagtttaaattaaaGCTAGCTGTAAGATAGCCACAGCTAGCCCACGCATCGCTAAATTCAAAAGAGTACAAACAGGTTTAAAagattaaaccttttttctcctataaaaaaatcttttgaattGTTTATCATTCCataaaaaagaagtagaagCTAAATCCAACCATAAGGAAAAAGAACAGCAGCCAAACAACTCCTGCTAAAATAGTACTAGCCTAGCTTAGCGAGAGTAGGCTAGCTGTAGCATGCCTACAGGGTTTTCCTACTGAATATGATTCTTATTATGAATTTTGTAAACACCAAACTGACATAGCATTGCCTTTTAAGGGGAGACAGTACAGGCAAACACTTGTCTTCAAATTTCTCTGGGCTAATTTGCTTTCataacatgtcttcttttaGAAAAGTAGTTTAAAAGGTGACTAGCGTTACACTTTTTCCGCTCGCGCTAACAGGTTCCCTctttaattacccaaaaaacatttgactaaTAGGCTAATAATTGGAAATGCATGCAAATTAGCGCATATTTATTAGGATAATGCATCATTCACATGCATATAAACATAAAATTTCACAAAACTTGTAATACCAAGCAGGATTGTCTTAATGGAAGTAGTGATCAACTGGGGAAGCTGCATAGTGTTAGTTATTAGTTAAAATATTGCCCCTATTCAAAGTTATGGAGCAACATTCTACTTCATATGGAGTCCTGTTTCTGAGTACCTGATGAATGTGTGTCCAACCCcccctctgtgtttcctctcctactcctgagggaaatatctggctctgactgctaaatgctccactaggATCactagctagctgctaactgGGTCCGTCTGCCGTGCTGTACACGGGATTCTTGGACCGTTTTTGCTGTGAAGAGCAGCCTTCTGCAGCATTAAAGGCGTGAAACATATTAAGTTTTTTGTTACACAGTTTGGCTATCCAGTCTCAAAACTCGAAACCCTTTTCCCCCCATCAgcttcatgttttgttttgttactttttctgtctttgtcggGCGGCATTGAGCTCTGCTGGAAATATCCGACAGTTTCAGCAAcagctctgtctcacacacatccatgctTATTGTCATTCCGCAGATACTTGACGTTGGCATCACTCTTTGGGCTGTTAAGCCAGCGGAGGGAGGGAAAAGCCTCCCCTCTGCAGGGCTGGTTAGGCAGGACCGGAGGGTTCCACAATCGCCAGGTCCTTCAGGTCACTGAGTTTTCGAGAGAAGGAGCTCAGCCTGGTGCTGAAGGAGCCGCTCTTCTGGCTGTGATCTCCCACACGGGCCTCCAGTCCAGCACACAGGCCCTTGCAGAGCCCCCCGAGACGGCCCCGGAAATGGTTTCCAATGAAGCAGTATAGCACGGGGTTGATGGCTGAGTTAGAGAAGCCCAAGCAAAGGGCCAGAGGGGTGAGGGTGTGGATGGTCCAGTTCATCCTGCAGCTGTCCAGCCAGCCGTCGCTCCTCAGCACGTCCAAGAAAGTCACGCAGTGAAAGGGGAACCAGCAGACGAAGAAGGACACGACCACAGCGGCTACTGTCCACAACACCCGCTCCAGCCCCCTGCCCTCCTGGGTTCTGCTCCTGTTGGAGCTGGGGCTCACAGAAGGGGTCGGTGGTCTCTCTGGTTTACTGCAGCCTTCCTTCGGCTCCAGTAATTTAAAGGAGGTTGTGTTGGTGCGTTGCGACGGATTCTGCATTCTTACTAGCTCTGTGTCAGCCAACAAGTGTCTACCAATAGCCCAGTAACAACAAGAGATGACAAACATCGGCAGCAGGAAGGCCAGACCAATCTTCATCCAGACCAGGGTCAGATACCAGGTATGATCCGGGTAGTTAATCACACAGGCCACCACGCCCAGCCCCTCCAGGAAGTAAGTGTCCCTCAGATACAAAGTGGGGGTCGAGCAAGCACACGCCAGCACCCACACCAGGATGCACGTGAGCCGGGCCCGCTTGGGGTATCGCGCACTCTGGGAGCGGAGTGGTCGCACGATGGCCAGGTAACGGTCCACGCTCATGCACGTGATGAAGAAGATAGACGCGTAGAGGTTGAGGTTGTGGAGAGCGCCGCATAATTTGCAGGCAACCTGGCCGAAGGGCCAGCTGTAGCCCGTGGAGTAGTAGACGGCCCACAGCGGGAGGGACAGCAGGAACAGcaggtcagacacacacaggttcaGCATGAAGGTGTTCGCCACCGTTCTCCTTGAGGCGCTGGCGTGCGCCAACACCCACACCGCCAGGGCGTTGGCTACGGTTCCCAGCACGCAGATGATGCTGTAGATGACCGGGATGACTGTGGTCATGGGGACAGGAGGCCAGTCTGTGCAGGGGGGAGCAGAGGACGCTACAGAGGTGTTCAGATAGAGCTCTGGCGTTGGATATGGGAAGGAGGTGGAGTTGAGAAGGGAGAGGTCAATCGGGATCTCCATCATGGAACTCGGTGCGTCACAGTTTTCAGAGGTCAGctagaaatgaaaaataaaaacagagagctGAAATAGCAGCTGCATTATCACAGTAATCTTTACTTGGCTGCATCAGCGGTCCTACTTCATAATTAATCACAGcagaaatacattaaacatgaaatataatgaaatacataTGAAGGAGTTGTAATAATCTGGCTGCTTAATGGGTTCCTTAGAAACATATATTTTGTAGTAATGACTCAAATAACTTATTGGAGCATTTATGAAAAAGTGTCaactacatttttaattaaatagtttTACAGAAATCTTAAAAGTCACTGAAACTGATCCTATTATGGTCTGGTGCACCGGGAGGAATGCATTATTAATaacagaaataacaacaaatagaTTTTAAAGCAGGCAATCAGTGAGATaaggaaaattacattttcaaattttctttttttcaataaagaaaTGGTAATTATGGTGAGACAGTTAAATTAGAGAAAGAAGGATATTATCAAATCAAATTAGAAATTGAGATATTATCATATCAAACCAAAATCCATACATTATTTCTATCGATTTAAAGAATAAATGTTACCTGGGAGAAATTGGGGGTCCAGTCCGAGAAGTATAACGGTTTTCAATGCCTCCTTTGGCTAAAGTCCAAGTCTCGACAAATGCTTCTCGACCCCTCTAAGAGGAATCTGAACAGTTAAGAACTCCGGACCAAATCATGcctctgtatgtatgtgtgggtgtgtgtgtgggtgtgggtgtgagtgtgtgtgggtgtgtatgtgtgtgtgagtctgtgtgtgtgagtgtttggaGAAAACTGACTGGAGGCTCTGAGAAACCAGATGAGGTTGGGGATCTTATAGCCCCCAAGAGCCTCTTGAAGATTGCACAACAAGGAAGTTGCTAACACGCCACACCTTCGCCATTACAGAGGGGCTGGACAGCACCTGGACACAAGCCagcctggagagagagagagagagagagagagagagagagaacaagaaaaacatgctctctctctctggttttcATTCTattcctctttgttttcctccctTCCAGATTGTCggacagaaaaagcaaaaaccaAGAACATCAAgtaactgtgtgtttttagctgcGTCTCCAATGACTGTAGACACACAAGCATGTGTCCATCATACATGACAATAATTAGGACCCCCCAGGGCCTCTGACCTGTGGAACGGAGGCTGTGTTTATTAGCCGAGCCTCGCACTTTGTGTCATATTTGTCCTGCCAGCGGTCAGATAAGCCATGGGAACTATTTACTCTCTCAGCGGAAGTCAAGCCAGCCAACGGGGCGGAGGGAGCGAGGGAAGGCACGGCGTGGAAGATGGATGAGGAGGATGGGGAGCAGACACTGCAGGGAGTGAACAAGGAGatgagaaggaaagaggagggaaagaaggagagaaagcgGAGATTCCCTCCAGTGGTTTTTCATTAAAGCCTCTGGTAAAAGTTAATGAGGGATGCTCACAAAGCTCTGAGACGGATTACATCACAGCCTCTTTGATCAACAGCGCGAGCGGGCATCTCTCCCTGTTTGTGCACATGCATTTGCACGTGCAAATTTGCATTCCTGCATCAATACATGTGCAACTGAATGTACACACCTCATCTAGCCTGGCATGCACGCACCGACCCAATGTGCTCGCCTCTGTTTACATGCCtgttgagatgtgtgtgtgcactctgcTCCATTGAGTATCTATCAGGATGGGACATGTTCTAATAGCCGTGGGAATGCTGACAGATCGAGGCAAGACAGAAAGGCACACATTTGGAAGGCCGCGAATGAAGAGCTCAGTCGAATGTCTTCTTGCAAGATACGAGAAATTGGTAATTTGCTCTATGGTAGTTGTTCAAATATTATGCTAGTCATGCTTTCCAATACGGAAACTTCCTAATGCAGTATTCTTCCACTGGCATGCTGGGTATGCACAGTTGTTCTCACACAGCATGCaacaacttagaacagaaattAATGGTTTCAAGCTGGCCAACAGAAACAGAAGATGACAAAACACAGAACTGTTTTCTGCTGCTTTATGGTTTCACTTCCCCAAATTGTCCTTTACTTCACTAGACTTAACTGACAGTAATCTTGCACATTGACATACAAAACTTATGAttagtttaaaaataatgaaacatgaTGCACACCCAGAGATGCACCTACCCACCAGCTCCAACATTCTGCTTCCATGTAATGGTAAATGCATCATTTCTAATAATATATACTTCTATAAGTTAACACTCTGAAAGATGGTATTCTGCATGATTAGTGCTGTAATTTAACACATTAAGTGGGTTTTGGTGATAACAATTTCATACTTAGCAGTTTCTTCCTTTTAAGTTACCTAAGTAAAGTTTAAGCCATGCTAGCAGCAGTTCCAAATTTaacgtaaaaaaacaataaagtcaaCATGTTAAGCACATTAAGGACCAAATACTTGAAAAAACGATACAATCCGACACCTCAGCTACACTTGctatttagcaaatgttagcacgCTAACTAAGCTGGTGGACATTGTAAacatgagcatgttagcattgtcactgtgagcatgttagcctGATGTTAGCACACCAAGACAACCaaatcactttttacaacatactatactatgacttttttcatcatactaatAATAGTAAGCCtatttccgacatactataataggactatttatcacttttatgtATTACAATTAACATAggataatgtattgtgaattgtcaactgtttacttttattacAGGAACCGTTCAATATTCTACTTCCTCTGTTAGAAACACTCCTTAGAGCTTAACAAATGAGCCTTATTTcgaaataaattacaaaaaactgtcattgttaatttacacttaaaaagtcttaaaaagtcctGAGGTGTAAAGTATTTTAGGCCCGTCCTGCTGTAATGAACTGAAGATAGAAGCCATGACATAACAGTCCCACATGTGTAGAGAATGTATCAgtacatttttggctttttgtcCTAGCTCAAGATCTAAAAAATGGCCTTCCAATCAATGCAGATATTCTTTCAGTAGCAGTAATAATTTTCTCACCGACGCTCGGGCTGGGCCTTTTTCTGTAGAATTAGGATGTTCTTCCATTACCTTTTCTGGACAAACCACATTCTGACTCTACATTTAATATTACTAATATTACTATATTagtaatattacttttttatcatttttttccgCATACtataacattacttttttcttcacagtatactataactttttactATGATTTtgatgtgacttttttcaacatactatgaatttttaatgactttgtttcaacatcctatactatgattttgtatcactctttttgacatactatactatgacttttttttttaaatcactttttatcaatttttgattgacatactatagtagtTTTCAACTTATGTAATGTGGTGGCATGTTAGCTCAGTAGTTAGCATTGCTGCTAACCCCAGTCCGGGaaagatttttaaatgattttttccAACATATGATCATTTGCGACATACCATACTGACTTTTTCAACCTACGATGTATTGTGAATTTTTagatatattatactatattatttatgacattttttgaaaaaactatactatgacttctctGACACTTTTActgtcatacaatactatactaagactttttccccgacttttccaacatactatacgatgacttttaatcatattttttatgaGTTACTGTACTAAATATCACAGAGTCTTAATTGAAGAagtcatatgttttttttcggTATACTAAGCTAGGactttttaaattgctttttcttAACGTACTACGCTGTGACAGTCTTCACCAGACTATTTGGTATCAtagtggctcagtggttagcatgCCCCCAGCTAGCACCTGCAAGTAGGCAGCGCAGACTTTGACCCTCAGTTTGATTCCCAGACCAGGTTGGGTCTTTTTGGGGGAGTTTGCTTGTTCTTCCAGAGTctcttcgacatactataccatgactttgaTGGACATAATATATGACTTTTAGGATTtcttgggcattttaggcctttgtttgaTGGGACAGCTCAGTcatggaaggggagagagggggaggacaTGCAGAGGGGgcaagggctgcaggttggaattGAACCACCAGCCCAGGCGAAAGCTCTTCCAGGCGAGCTACtcatttatcactttatttacttaaaggatctgaatacttcttccatcacCGGCCTTTGCCAACATTTGGAAGCGCTATCTCAGTTCCTACCGTATCTTCAGAAAATCAATTCAGTTGGCTTGTGTTAGCGTGCACATGTTCATACATGTTTCCCCCTGTATGGCATTCATGGCACGTTGAACCACGTTAGCGGCAATTCTGCCACCAAATTAAAATCCTGCTCTGTTAGATTCACACATTGAGGCGGATTAACAGCTtcgccgtgtgtgtgtgtgtgtgtgtgtgtgtgtctgtgtggatgtTTGTCTGATGATCCAAAAGACAATGTCCGTACTGGCAGCAGAGAAGGAGCAGAGAGCATTAAACCTTAACTTGCGTCAAACCCTTTACTTAACATCAACCTCCGAGCCAATTATTTTTTCCacgttttcaatttttttctggattaaaGGCACAccatttcttgtctttcttctgcTCTCATTAACAAGatctacatttttaatatcTATTGTTTATTTGTGGATGTTGCTGCAACCAAGAAGTTAAACAGCTATCAGTagtctgcaaaacaacaaaagcttaACATCTGATCTTATTTTCAGGCAGAAAAAGGAGGACATGGTGTGCACAAGATCATGTGCACAgactgtccacacacacacacacacacacccaagtaaacatactgtatttagaAACACCCTTAATTGTTTAcataattttaatgtttatgtgttttgcaGATAAATGTgctatgtgtttatttgactACGGGGGTCTCCCTTGTTGGCCGTGTCCTGGGAAGATAACCACCACAGACCGTAACCGCCATAGAGTCCTCTGTGGAAAATACGGCTCGAGGGGATTAGGGGTGAGAGGGCAGAGTTGTAAGCCCCACTTCCTCTCTGCTGGTCAGATCTGGACTACATGACAGAATCCAGTCTAACATTTGTTCTCAGAACATAATCGTAGCTGCTGCCTGTGTGGGATGCTTCCCCCTCATATGTGTAGGGGACCCTTGAGAGAGGTGACATGAGGCTATACTTAGCGCCACATCTTGTAACAGCGGCCCCTCTGCCTATACAGCAACAAGATGTCCATGAGAGAAGAAATGATTGCACAGATTTCCAGCATTCCCACTCTCTCTGCTCTGTTCTATTTTTATCTTAGTCAGTATGTTCCATGTGGTTTTATTAATGCTGTTGGTGGGTAACGAATCTACAAGACAGAGTTGTTtctagtgtgttttttttgtccgaACATTTGGCAGTGCTTGTCTAAAATACAGCCCGGTCACCAGCCCACAAGACCCTTAACCCCTCGACTCAAACAGCAGCACAAGCTGAAGCTGGTTCCCATATGTGGTTTCTCCCATGTATAACAGGAAAAAGGATGAGAAAGTATTGACGTTAAATTGATCAGTCGACTCCCTCtctccgtttttttttctcttatacACACATGGAGCATGCACACACTCCACACAAGAGTCCCAAGGGTCATGACTCTGGTCAATCTCATGCAGGGTTTATGAGGTCCAGGGTCCTCCGGTTCCTTTGAGGAGCAGTAAAAAAGCTATAAAGATGTTACCAGATAGCCTGGTCCCTCAGTACAAACTGTGCTCATGCAAATAAGCAAAAACATATGGCACCAAAAATGCTTGAAAGAGACACGCTACTCCTGGTGGTAATACACACATTTGTTGCACAAACCTTCCAAATTCCTCAAGCTATATCTTTTCCAGGACTATCTTGTGTCCCTCTTTATGCTGGACATGTTATTTGCTGTAGAAATGTTAATGGACTCAATCTGCCAGCTTTTGTTTCTGGAAACAATGACCGGGATCAGATTTACTAGCAGTTTCACAATTTATAATTTACTGACCAAGGCAAGCACTCctcatgtacatttttacagaaTGAGTCAGTATTTCTCACTTGGTTCAAATGAATAAGTAAATTGTAGCATTTCATGTAACGTTACTGAGAGGCTAAGCAAAGGCACAGTGgggctttgagctaaatgctcaaataaacacacagtgtgTCAGTGTTAACCATCGTAGTTCAGTGGTTAGCATGGTGCCATTCCATTATTAGCACTTCATTTTTTGTACAGTCTCTGactaaacacaaagcacagctgaagCTGATGGGATTGTCAATCACCTTGCCATTTGGTTTTAACCCATatcatttacatatatatatatatatatatatttaagaaaaaaaaataaaagaaaacagaatataCAAACATTATCTTGTGAAATATAATACAATGATATGGAAAGCAGAAGTCAGATATCAGTGAGTGCACATTTCTGGTTATTAGCTTCCCTACAGAAACAAGTGGGTTTAATGGTTTCCCTGGAGACAAAATGCTTTCTATATGTCATGCTTTAGGTGTGAGTGAAGGTGTTAAGCTGTTAATTGTGTTATATTTAATCGAAAAATCAAGGTAACTTTATTAATAGCCGAAGGTAGATTTGGCTCGCAGTGGGTTTTGAGTGGGTAAGCctctctttacacacacacacgcatacacgcacacacacgcaaacacacacacacacagcacaatgtATGTGTCAATATTGTTTGCAGAGCTTAAGGGCAATAATCAAAGTTCTCCATAATGTAACGTCATATGTAAGAAGATATGTGCTTTTCTGACACATTTTCATAAGTGAATCTGTTTGGTAATGAACACTTATTGTGCTTGCCAATAAATAACTAATGCTGACAAGTATTTAGTTGTTTACAAAGCACAAcataaaatcaagaaaaatatagatttatttttgattctAAACAACTGAAGACAATGTGTGATGTAATACAATGGAACAGCACAAGTTGATTTTATAACTGTAACCAGATGTATTTTCAGCATACCGACGCACCGGGctcaaatataataaataaaagcaccATGCACTCGTGACTTTGAAAGATTTCCCACTAAACCCAATAGTTGCTAAATGACACATACAGAGAGAACAATTCACAATGTGCCATCTGTGGATTAAAGACTTGTAAACAGTTGTGGGTGTGTTGTTTCCATGTTTCTGTCATTCTACGCAGACAGACTGATTGctgtaacaaaacaaatgcacttgCACCTTTTCTCTGGAAATGTAAATGATGTGGGTTGAAAAATGGAGAATGGAAATGTTGATGAAAGACTTCCAAACTTTGCTTGCTTGCAAAATGGCCTTGTTACACAGCATAATGGCACAgagtgagtgtttatctgaatGAGATACGAGGTGGCAGTGTGGGAATGAGGTCTCTCCTGCGGCCGGCTGTAGTCTCTCAGCTGCGTGTGCTGTATAGGTCTTCATCCTCAGGGCTGGACTGGCCAAAGTCCATTAGAGAAGGGTCTGTCTTTAAACCGGAGCCCCCTAGAGGGCAGCAAGAAAAGAGCAACAAAAGCTCAgtcacatgcacagaaatatcACATGCTGGTCCAGAGTGACGATACATGCATCAGATGAGAACCAACAACAGATATAGAGCACCAGGGCATTTTGTGATCATCAACCAGTGTTcaatacacaaagacacaccaCTTCTCTTCCTCTAATTACCGAAAATCAGAGTGATGTGATCCTGGGTACTGTGCATATGTTTTACTAGGAGACTGATTCTGCTATTGTTTAAGTCCAAACTGCCTATGCCTAA carries:
- the LOC117951338 gene encoding type-2 angiotensin II receptor-like — encoded protein: MMEIPIDLSLLNSTSFPYPTPELYLNTSVASSAPPCTDWPPVPMTTVIPVIYSIICVLGTVANALAVWVLAHASASRRTVANTFMLNLCVSDLLFLLSLPLWAVYYSTGYSWPFGQVACKLCGALHNLNLYASIFFITCMSVDRYLAIVRPLRSQSARYPKRARLTCILVWVLACACSTPTLYLRDTYFLEGLGVVACVINYPDHTWYLTLVWMKIGLAFLLPMFVISCCYWAIGRHLLADTELVRMQNPSQRTNTTSFKLLEPKEGCSKPERPPTPSVSPSSNRSRTQEGRGLERVLWTVAAVVVSFFVCWFPFHCVTFLDVLRSDGWLDSCRMNWTIHTLTPLALCLGFSNSAINPVLYCFIGNHFRGRLGGLCKGLCAGLEARVGDHSQKSGSFSTRLSSFSRKLSDLKDLAIVEPSGPA